A section of the Salinigranum marinum genome encodes:
- a CDS encoding Gfo/Idh/MocA family oxidoreductase, protein MSERQRAAGERIRVGVVGVGRMGRHHVRIYTEHPGVELVGVTDADHERAVEVAAEHGTRALDQAELIDRVDAVSIVVPTPAHAPVARAAVDAGVDVLIEKPLVDDLAAGRDLIERARAADVTLQVGHVERFNPAVEALGDVLADLDVIAIDARRLGPPVDRAVTESVAIDLMIHDIDVLLSLVDGEIEGLTAVGACDNRHVTATLQFDDGVVANLTASRVTQRKVRELVITAEDCWIVLDYIDQSVRIHRRSLPSYVQTDGSLRYRHESVVEQPTIDNGEPLKRELSAFVEAVRTGAPPAVTGEDGLRALELATRIDELATGRLPVEVVPE, encoded by the coding sequence ATGAGTGAGCGCCAACGGGCGGCGGGCGAGCGGATCCGGGTGGGCGTAGTCGGCGTCGGCCGGATGGGCCGCCACCACGTCCGGATCTACACCGAACACCCGGGCGTCGAACTTGTGGGCGTCACCGACGCCGACCACGAGCGAGCGGTCGAGGTCGCCGCCGAGCACGGGACGCGGGCGCTGGACCAGGCGGAGCTGATCGACCGCGTCGATGCGGTGTCGATCGTCGTTCCGACCCCGGCGCACGCGCCCGTGGCCCGGGCGGCCGTCGACGCGGGGGTCGACGTCCTGATCGAGAAGCCGCTCGTCGACGACCTCGCGGCGGGACGCGACCTCATCGAGCGCGCACGGGCGGCGGACGTCACGCTCCAGGTCGGCCACGTCGAACGGTTCAACCCCGCCGTGGAGGCGCTGGGCGACGTCCTCGCCGACCTCGACGTCATCGCGATCGACGCCAGACGGCTGGGCCCGCCGGTCGACCGCGCCGTCACCGAGAGCGTGGCGATCGACCTGATGATCCACGACATCGACGTGCTGTTGTCGCTCGTCGACGGGGAGATCGAGGGACTCACCGCGGTCGGCGCGTGTGACAACCGCCACGTCACGGCGACCCTCCAGTTCGACGACGGCGTCGTCGCGAACCTGACGGCCAGCCGCGTCACCCAGCGGAAGGTCCGCGAACTCGTGATCACCGCCGAGGACTGCTGGATCGTCCTCGACTACATCGACCAGTCGGTCCGGATCCACCGCCGGTCGCTCCCCTCGTACGTCCAGACCGACGGCTCGCTCCGATACCGACACGAGAGCGTCGTCGAGCAGCCGACGATCGACAACGGCGAGCCGCTGAAACGCGAGCTGTCGGCGTTCGTCGAGGCGGTCCGGACCGGGGCTCCCCCGGCAGTGACGGGCGAGGACGGCCTCCGGGCGCTCGAACTCGCCACCCGGATCGACGAACTCGCGACGGGGCGGCTCCCGGTGGAGGTGGTGCCCGAATGA
- a CDS encoding DegT/DnrJ/EryC1/StrS family aminotransferase: MIPIASPTLGFLEKQHVLKVMGSGQLAAGTEVRQLEDEFADFCGTAHAVATSNGTTALHAALEACGIGEGDRVITTPFSFIATANAIRHCGATPVFADIDPETYTLDPEAVERTIDRFDGNVEAVLAVHLYGLPADMDRLAELCETHGLLLVEDAAQAHGAAVDGRRVGSIGDAGCFSFYPTKNMTTGEGGMVVTDREDVARRAARLVDHGRTDDATHTEVGYNYRMTEIAAAIGRIQLERLPDFTDARREHASRLAPAVDERGLDAPTEPDGRTHVYHQFTVRTAARERFRAHLEEAGVGTAIYYPTPIHRQPAYDDYDGSHPVAERAAKEVVSLPVHPALSDEDVETIRTAVMEFDDE, from the coding sequence CCGACGCTCGGCTTCCTGGAGAAACAGCACGTCCTCAAGGTGATGGGGAGCGGACAGCTCGCGGCCGGAACGGAGGTCCGGCAGCTCGAAGACGAGTTCGCCGACTTCTGCGGGACGGCACACGCGGTCGCGACGAGCAACGGAACGACCGCGCTCCACGCGGCGCTGGAAGCGTGCGGCATCGGCGAGGGCGACCGCGTGATCACGACGCCCTTCTCGTTTATCGCGACCGCCAACGCGATCCGCCACTGCGGGGCGACGCCGGTGTTCGCGGACATCGACCCCGAGACGTACACGCTCGACCCCGAGGCCGTCGAGCGCACGATCGACCGGTTCGACGGGAACGTCGAGGCGGTGTTGGCCGTCCACCTCTACGGCCTACCGGCCGACATGGACCGGCTGGCCGAGCTCTGTGAGACACACGGCCTCCTGCTCGTCGAGGACGCCGCACAGGCCCACGGCGCGGCGGTCGACGGCCGCCGCGTCGGCTCGATCGGCGACGCCGGCTGCTTCTCGTTTTACCCCACGAAGAACATGACGACCGGCGAGGGGGGGATGGTCGTCACCGACCGGGAAGACGTGGCAAGGCGGGCGGCGCGGCTCGTCGATCACGGCCGAACCGACGACGCCACCCACACCGAAGTCGGCTACAACTACCGGATGACCGAGATCGCGGCGGCGATCGGCCGGATCCAGCTCGAACGGCTCCCCGATTTCACCGACGCACGACGGGAGCACGCGAGCCGGCTCGCCCCCGCGGTCGACGAGCGCGGTCTCGACGCCCCGACAGAACCCGACGGGCGCACGCACGTCTACCACCAGTTCACGGTCCGGACGGCGGCGCGCGAGCGGTTCCGCGCCCACCTCGAAGAGGCGGGCGTCGGGACGGCGATCTACTACCCGACGCCGATCCACCGCCAGCCGGCATACGACGACTACGACGGCTCCCACCCGGTCGCCGAGCGAGCCGCGAAGGAGGTCGTCTCGCTCCCGGTCCACCCGGCGCTCTCGGACGAGGACGTCGAGACGATCCGCACGGCCGTCATGGAGTTCGACGATGAGTGA